ACCATGGGCCGCTTCATCCAACGCGATACCGATGCGGGCAGCAGCCTGGCTCCGGCCTCGTTGCATCGCTATGCCTATGTGGATAACAATCCGGCCACCTGGACCGACCCAACGGGCCACCGCAAAGGACTGCAACCCGATGGGTCATGGGAAGGATGTCAGATCATCCTTGGCAATCCCGAGGATCAATGTACGTGGCAAGACTATCTTGACTTCTTCAAATCCGACAGTGGCGATGATTTCTGGACGATGGTGAAACAAGGTGTCAAGCGGATTGAACGCCTGCCGCGCGATATCGTTCTTGGTGCGGTTGCAGCATACAATGATCCAATTGGGACGCTTGATGCGATGCGAAAAGCACCAGGCCAACTCGTTCAGACCTGTCTCCAAGGGACGCTCTGTTACAACTACGAAGCCCTCGGTGATTGTGTCTTTGATCTTGGCGGCATAGCGGTTGGAGGCGGATTTGGTGGGGCAGGGGTCGTTGATGACTTTGCTCGAATACGGCCAACACGAAAGAAGTTTGATTTAGGCACGGCGATTGGCGATTGGATGGATGATCCAGCTGTAAGAAATGGAATGCGAGTCAAACCCATCCCAGATTATTATGATGTAGTAGGACATGGACTGCCAGACTATATGTTTGGACCAGATAAGCAGAAATTAACTGCGAAGCAGGTAGCTGATATCATTAGGGCTCAACCAGATTATAAGGGCGGATCTATTCGTCTGATATCTTGTCATACTGGTACATGCCCTACAGGTTTTGCTCAGCAACTTGCAAACGAGATGAATGTTCAAGTTCTAGGTGCACATGGATCGGTTTTTGTTGATGAATTAGGGACAATGACGGTTTCAAATCCTATTATCGCAATCGAAGGGAAAAAATTTATAAGAAAACCTGGGCCTGGTATTTGGAGGGTTTTCTTCCCATCTAAATGATTTGATGCGTTAAATCAAATCTAGTACTGAGTATTCACTAAAGCTTGGTAAGAAAAGGGACGATTGTGACTATAGTAACAGGTACAATCGTCCCTTTTCTTATGAGAAGACGGATGTATAGAGGCAAGTGATAATGATAATTATCCATAGTATTTATTTGTCTATGTCACCATTCTCGAGCAAAGAACCAAAACGGAGATGAAATTGACGTTGTATTCCTGTCTCCAACCAATGACGGATGTACTGATCAAGGGCTTGAACGCGGTGGAATGGAAGGAATTGGATGAGTGCATGGACTCGACTTAATGGAATAGTGCACAAAAATCGGGCAATCCCGCGTAGATCATGTAGGGGGATTGTTGGTGTTTTCAAATAATCGATTAATTGCACTGAATCTTCGAGGAGTAGGAGATCGTATGGCAATGTTTCATAGGAGGGGTAATCTTCCCAGTTTCCTATCCCAGCACCAAACCAGCGAAACAATTCGCTAAAATAGGAGGTAGCGTGGGGATAAGCAGTTTTGAGTAGTGTCTGAATCTGCGACCGGTTAGACTGCAAGTTCAACACTATGGAGCGCTGGTCACGCAGGCATGGCGGAACGGAATGCCACCAGCGATCAAAGAGAGGACCTTGCGAACTTACCACCCATCCTGTTTCCATTTCGGCCTCCCATCCTTGCGTTTCTCGCCACGCATCAAGACCGACACGATCACAGAGCCATGCGTCAGAATTCCAGCGTGAGCAACGGAGTGAGCCGCTTGCGTCGATGCTGAACGTAGCAAGAAGCGTGTTTTTTGCGTGACACTCAAGCGCATAGTCGCCAAGACTCATAACAGCAAAGCCTGGTTCAGATGGTTCATGAATTCGTATTACCCAAGAGAGGCTGGCGATCTGGGAGAGATCAGTACACCAGCGGTGTGGGGTTTGGTGTGATGGATGTGTATAGAAGGCAATGGAGGTCGTCTGTGCAAAAACGGTATCCATATATGCCTGCGATGGTATAACTCTATAGCCCATAAGATTCCTCGTCATGCTATGTCATTCTCTCAATTATTCTAGCACATGCCATATCATGATAATCAAACACGCCATCGCATCCCCCATGAAGAGACGTGTCAAAAACAACTGTAGGAAGGGTGAAAGGGGCATTAATTTCTGTTAATATCAAGGGCCGACTTGTGTAGTGAGGGAGCTTTCGCATCTGCATACGCTCGATATCACGGCGAATCCGCTGCGGAGCTTTCCTGATTGGCTCCATACCATGCCACAGCTGCACGCCATCGAGTTTCAATTCCCACCTGACGACCTGGGATAGGGAAACGATTCGTGTTTTTAATGTAATGGTCAAAGCGCTGTTGCACGGTCACTTAATCTTCGTCGTCCAGCAAACGGTGGCAAGAACAACCGCCGATCGAGCACTGACCGCCTCATCGTGAATCACGCGGAGTGTGCAAAGGGCATTTGACCATTACAGATTCGTGTTTTTAAAGGCCATATTACATAATGCATAAAAAATGGGCATTCGTCCATACCAAAGATCGATCAAAAAGGATTAGCAGACATCGATTTTTGTTCTTTTGGTTAGCATGAGCAGATGTCGATTGGCCAAATTGGTGCATTATGGTATCCGCTAATCGTTATTAGCAGATGTGAATCGCCAAATGGCCCTAAAAAACACGAATCGGTGCCGCACCCCGACCTCGCCTTGCATGATCAGCAACACGCCTTGTTGGTCACCGGAGTGCGCTGCAATGTCCGTTCACTGCGGAGGGCATGAAAACGTCGGGGGCATGAACCGCGATGGCGGACAGCAGCACACGGTGGTGTCGATCAGCCGACTGGTTGCGATGTTGAAGCCGAAGCCCTCACAGTGGGAACCGTCAGCCCTTGAGACCGCTGCCTCCGAGTTTTTTTGCGCTCTCAGTTGTGAGCGCAGGAATCCAGCTGGCCCCGAAATGGTGCAGCGAACGGACGTGCTGCATGATACCGAACGAGGGTGCGGGTCGATTGCCTGAAAAGAGATCTTAAGTCGTGCAAGACAGAGGAATGATTTTTACGAGCGAAAGAAAAAGGCATGACGAGTGTATGGCGGCAAGCGGCGGTTCAGGCAGGCGACCATGCATCGACGATTGGCGGCATACTGTCATGGTATTAAACGCAGATCTCTCCGGTTTGCTGCATTGAACACCTGTGTGGTCTGATTTCAGACCACACTCCTCATATCCAGCGTGTTTTGTGGTCTCTTGCTGTCGTCAATGGGTTCTTTGGGACAAAAACGCGCTCTAGAACGACGAACAAGCGTTGTCATCCAGTGTTCTGATGGCAGCGCAGAGCCGTTAGCCGTTGCACCAAGAACGTTCCAGAACCTCACGCTCCTGACGGACGGCGATCATGTCCTTCATACTCGATACGAATTACAGGATGGCGTTGTGGGAGCGGCGGGTATTTGCGGGCGAGGATGCTGATGACGAAGGCCATGACACATGCAAGCATGATACCCCCTGTTCCGCCGACCATCAGCCATGGAATGCGGGCGGCATCCTCGGCCCATGGGGCAGGGAAGGTGTGTTCGAATCGCCGGATAAGCCGCTCGGTATGGCTGGCCACGACCAAACACAGCGGCATGAGTATGGCCGTCATGATCAGCATGCACCCCCATGCACTCCGCCAGAAGCGCGTCGTCGCAGCAACGATGCCAATGAAGACGAGCATGACAAGGAGGAGCATAATGCCCAGCTCACTGGCAATAACGGAATCCCCAAGAATATGGAGCGGGCCGGACAGGGGCTTTCGGAAGCCAGCACGGTGGAACATACCGATGATACAACTGCTGATACCGCCGATCCAGAGGAGCCAGATTCCCCATGTGCGCGGAATGTGGCGGGGGGATGGAGAGACATGATAGGTCATGGTAGCTCCTTCCTACGAGTAACACCAGCGAGAAAGCGGGCCGTTGCGCCATTGATAGGCTATCGATGGCGTGCCAATGGATAGTGATTGTGAGCGCTGGTCGCCTGTCTTCTTTCAGTATAGGAACGGGGGCTGGTGCTGTCAATGATGCCCGGATGAGCACGCACAATCACCTGTGCAGCACGGGCGGCGCTCAGTCTGGACCCGAATTTAGCCTACGTTCCCATACGCCGAAAAACGGCAATAGGCCGCAGCGGGCACATTTGAACAGAAACCTACGGTTTAGCGGTGGCAACGATTCGTGTTTTTTTGGGCCATTTGACACCAACAATTAATCAATCGGCACACATGCGCATGAAATTATGGCGTAGACTATCGACTATTCTATGATTACAGGAGAGAAATATGTTATATGTGTTTGACCTTGATGGCACACTCATTCAAGGCTACATGGACGGCGGCGATTATGCCCATGT
This portion of the Herpetosiphon gulosus genome encodes:
- a CDS encoding RHS repeat-associated core domain-containing protein, yielding MGNRTNVATTGQTPFSFSYDAANRLMTSGYTHDANGNLTTTPDATYTYDAANRVTSSTTSAGTTTYGYDGWGNLVRVTTNGQVQDLVLDEAAGLPQVLGTVTANGTTRVARDPAGLLHQTSGGQVSTLLTDLVGSVRQGITPSGTTLFSQTFTVDGVPVAHSGSATSAFGFTGEWTNSLDGLVYLRARHYLPTMGRFIQRDTDAGSSLAPASLHRYAYVDNNPATWTDPTGHRKGLQPDGSWEGCQIILGNPEDQCTWQDYLDFFKSDSGDDFWTMVKQGVKRIERLPRDIVLGAVAAYNDPIGTLDAMRKAPGQLVQTCLQGTLCYNYEALGDCVFDLGGIAVGGGFGGAGVVDDFARIRPTRKKFDLGTAIGDWMDDPAVRNGMRVKPIPDYYDVVGHGLPDYMFGPDKQKLTAKQVADIIRAQPDYKGGSIRLISCHTGTCPTGFAQQLANEMNVQVLGAHGSVFVDELGTMTVSNPIIAIEGKKFIRKPGPGIWRVFFPSK